GGGCGCGGAATGATGGAGCGTAACGTGGCACGTCTGACGGTCGCGGTCGAGGGTAATTGCACGGAACTGGGCCTGCACGACCGTGGGGGGGGTTGTCCCGGAACGGGTGAGGTCCACCTTGAGGAGGGCGCCTTCGCCGAGAACGGGAAGCTGCTTGCCGGTAACGAAGTTGCCCAGCGAGTACGCCACCAGCCGCCCGTCGTCGCGGGCCTCGAGCGGCTGGGGGAGATGCGTATGGTGACCGGTCGTCAGCGTGTAGCCTGCGGGCGGCGTCTGCTCGGGACGAGGCTCTCGCTCGTGCTCGTAGCCCCAGTGCGGGAGGGCAATGTGAAGCCCCGGCGCGTCCGGCGCTCCGGGATCGGTGCGGGCCACCCCGTCGCCCTCGTGGTTGAGCCACCAGGTCCAGGCCGTCACCGTGAGGCCGTCTGCGATCTGGAGGCGGGGGCGGTCGGTGGTGCCAAGCCAGCGCAGGCCGTGATCTTCCAGCCGCTGACAAGTTCGCCGGAGGGCGT
This window of the Salinibacter grassmerensis genome carries:
- a CDS encoding CapA family protein, whose product is MDNPFGPYSWGEFFPMVWRRFTGPSPRPESIDRDLRLREGDSDCTLGFVGDICPLFGREARFGAGVQGFLGDCDIVVGNFEGIFSERAWKPFLMKHEADIFPALAQLCPLDRWVVSVANNHATDYGPDALRRTCQRLEDHGLRWLGTTDRPRLQIADGLTVTAWTWWLNHEGDGVARTDPGAPDAPGLHIALPHWGYEHEREPRPEQTPPAGYTLTTGHHTHLPQPLEARDDGRLVAYSLGNFVTGKQLPVLGEGALLKVDLTRSGTTPPTVVQAQFRAITLDRDRQTCHVTLHHSAPPAPQRITLDSEA